The window AATAGGAGAGGTAAAAGTAGAAGAGGGTCAAACGGTTAAAGAAGGAGATATAATAGCTACTATAGATTCGAAGGAACTTGGAGCTAAAAAAAGTCAAATGGAGGCGCTTGTAAGTGCAGCTAAAGGACAGCTAGAGGCTGCTCAATCTCAAGTTGCAGCTGCTAATTCGCAACTTACTAAAGCTCAAAATGGAGCTAGAAGTCAAGACATAGCAAAAGCTCAGACTTATTATGATCTTATGTTAAAGACTTATGAAAGAGTAGAAAATTTATATGAAAAAGGTGCGGTATCAGCTCAAAAAAGAGATGAAGTTAAAGCTCAACTTGATATAGCAGAGCAAACACTTAGCATGGCAAATGAAGGAGCTAGAAGTGAGGATTTATCTGGAGCACAAGCTATGGTTGCAGCGGCTACTAATATGGTAGAAGCGGCTAGAGGTAAGTATGAGCAAGCTAAGGCTGGACTTGAAGAAGTTAATGGATACATACAAGATACTAATATGAAATCACCTATAAATGGAAATGTAACTCTTTTAAATGTAGACAAGGGAGAAATGGCATCTACAGGAATGAGCATAGCTACTATTTCTGATTTAAACAATATGTGGATTGAAGTTAATTTGGATGAAACTAAATTAAATGAGGTTTATGTAGGTCAAGAAGCTAAAATAACTGTTCCAGCATTTAAAGATAAAATTTTCAAGGGTAAGGTTATAAGAGTAAATAAAAAGCCTGATTTTGCAGTTAAAAAAGCTACTAATGATAATGGAAACTACGATATAGTTTCATATGGAGTAAAAATAAAAGTAGAGGACGAGGAAAATATATTAAGACCTGGAATGAGTGCGTTTGTGGATTTTGAAAAAAAGTAGGTGATGTTGTTGAATAAAATAAAGAAATATATGATGGCATTTAGCTTAATATTCATAACGCCTTTAGTTGTAAATGTGATGCTTTGCTATATGTTCTCAGATCATCAATTAAAAGAAATACCTACGGCAGTATATCTTGGAGACAATACTCAGTTTTCTAGAAGTATAGTAAGTTATTTTGATGATAATCAAACATTTGATGTTAAGTATTATGTAGATAGTCCGTATGATATAGAGACGTTAATTGCTGAAAATAAAGTTAGATTTGGACTTGTGATTCCAGACGATTTTTATAAAGATTTAAAGGAGTACAAATCTCCTACGATATTGACTGTATATGATGGAAGTCAGCTTTCGTATAC is drawn from Tepidibacter hydrothermalis and contains these coding sequences:
- a CDS encoding HlyD family secretion protein, whose product is MRNKKSILICLIIMTSTMLFGCASSQEIETSDKYQGIIEAQEVDINSKIPGKIGEVKVEEGQTVKEGDIIATIDSKELGAKKSQMEALVSAAKGQLEAAQSQVAAANSQLTKAQNGARSQDIAKAQTYYDLMLKTYERVENLYEKGAVSAQKRDEVKAQLDIAEQTLSMANEGARSEDLSGAQAMVAAATNMVEAARGKYEQAKAGLEEVNGYIQDTNMKSPINGNVTLLNVDKGEMASTGMSIATISDLNNMWIEVNLDETKLNEVYVGQEAKITVPAFKDKIFKGKVIRVNKKPDFAVKKATNDNGNYDIVSYGVKIKVEDEENILRPGMSAFVDFEKK